In the Gemmatimonadaceae bacterium genome, GAGTGCCTCGTTGGCGACAGCCGGTGGCGAGGTCATCGGCGGTTTCGTGGTCATGCGGCCACAGGATGGGGCCTTGGCGACGCTTGCCGGCGTTCGACGCTCCCTGTTCGCCGCCGGCGCACTCGGGTTCCTGCTGGCATTGCTGGCGGCATGGATTGCCGCGCGGAGTGTGACCCGACCGGTGCGCGCGCTGGCGGCGGCCGTGCGTCGCGCGGCCGACGGCAACTATGCCTCAACCGATGCATCCATGGCGACCGACGACGACAGCGGCGGCGACATCGGTTCATTGGCTCGAGCATTTGATGCACTGCTGGTGGACCTGCGCGACAAGGATTCACTGAGCGCCACGACGGCGGCGGCGGTTGCGGTCGATGAATCACGGCGCGATGCGCAAGCGACGTCCCAAAAGAAGCCTTCCCGCTCTGGCGTGTCGCGCGAGTTGTCATTGGGCGCAGCGGCGTCACGCACGGTGTCCGATGTCGGCGTGAAACCCGGGTACCTGGTACCTGCCCGGGTACCTGCTTGCCAATCGTTATCGCATCGAGGCGTGTATCGGCAGTGGCGGCACAGGCGTGGTCTACAAAGCGCGGGATCGCGTGCTGGGTGAGGCGGTGGCGGTCAAGCTGCTGCGACCCGAGTTCGCCATGGTCGATGACGCGGCCCGTGTGCAGCTGCGCGAGGAACTCCGCATGGCTCGCCGAATCACTCACCGAAACGTCGTACGGACACACGACATCGGCGAAAGCGACGGGGTCCCGTTCCTGACCATGGAGTACGTCGAGGGCGCGTCGCTTTCCACCGTGATTCGGGTGACGGGGGCCTTGCCTGTGCCGGCCGTGTTGTCGTTGGCACGTCAACTCATGCGGGCACTGTCTGCCGCACATGAGCAACACATCGTGCACGGGGACATCAAGCCGCAGAATCTGCTGGTTGGTCCCAATGGAGTGCTGAAGGTGACGGACTTCGGCGTGGCGCACGTTGTTAGAAAGGCCCAGCGTACCCCAGGGGTGATGACGCCAACTACCTCAAGTGTCGCGGGGCGCTTGGCTGGCGCGATTGTCGGCACACCCGAGTACCTCGCACCCGAGCAGCTCATCGGCGGTGCGGCGAGTGTCGCGACAGATCTTTACGAGGCGGGTATTGTCCTGCACGAATGCGTGGTGGGGGCGACGCCATCCGGCGCGGATACACCCATGGCGTTTCTGGCCAACAAGCTTGCCGAACAGCCGGAACGACGGTCGCGAACAGCCGCAGCGATCGCCTCCGACGCGCGGGCGACTCGTGCCGTACCCGGCGGACTTGAGGCGCTCATTGCGCAGCTGACGCGGCCCGACCCCGATCAGCGACCGACATCCGCCTCCATCGTCCTCGCCCGGCTCGCGCATATCGGTTGAGCTCGCCAACAACGATGTGTTTCGGGAATAAGACTGTCGGCTACGCCGTCGGCCTGTACGACTCCTTCCTGCGAGGCCCCGTTGTCGTGTGCGATCGTCCTGTGGTGCGCGGCGATGTCCTGGTCGACCTCGTGGCCACTGGCCAACTCTCCGAATCCGTCTTCCGTCGTTTCGATCGCTGCTGAGACGAGCACGTCGGGAACCACAACTCCGGTAGGGTTGCGGCGCGTCCCGAGGCCCGATGCTGACACGCTGCCGCGACGGCGCGCCGTCACGCTGTCGGAGTGGTACGGGCGGCGACTGACTGTGCATCGCTATGGGAGCTATCTCATGCTTCCGTTGTTCGCCGGTCAATACGTCCTCGGCCAGCGTTTGCTGTCGCAAAAAGACGGCGTCTACAATGGGACTCGTCGTGTGCCGATCGACGCCAATCTGCGTAGCGCGCATCGCGCGGTCGCATTTGGCGTAGGAACGCTGTTCACGGTGAACTCCGTAACGGGGCTTTGGAATCTGTGGGGCGCGCGACACGACGGTTCGGTCAGTACACGTCGCACGCTGCATGTGTTTTCGATGCTGGGCGCCGATGCCGGATTCGCACTGTCGGGACTGATGGCCAGTCGCGCGGTCCAACGCCGACCCGCTGATGCCCGCGCCCATCGCAACGTCGCTATCGCCTCCATGGGACTGGCGTCTGTCGGTGTCACACTCATGTGGTTCTGATCAACAACTCGACCGAGGCCGACCAATGCAACGCTTCATACGTTCCGCGACGCTCACCCTGCTGTTGATGGCCACTGCGTGCGGTGGTGGCGACGACGGCGGCACCACGCAACCCACACCAACCGCCGCGTCCATAACGCTGTCGTCCGCGACGAGCGGCGCGTTTGTGTCCATCACCGAGACCCGGGCCGTGACGGCGTTGGTGAAGGATGCAAGCCAGAACGTGCTCGCCAACGCGACGGTGAGCTGGTCGTCAAGCAACACCTCGGTGGCCACCGTCTCTGGCAGTGGCAGTGGGGCCACCGTGACGGCAACAGGCAACGGTTCGGCCACAATTACGGCCACCAGCGGGTCGGTTCAGGCCACGCTCACCGTGGACGTGCTGCAGAAGTTTGCAACCCTCGCGGTCACTCCGGCGTCGCCGTCGCTGGCCATCGGTGCCGTAGTGTCCCTTGCGGCCTCCGCGCGTGACGCGCGCAACACCACCATCGGGGGTGTCACTGGCACGACATTCGCTACCAGTGATCGCACCAAGGCCTTGGTCGATGCGGCAGGGACGGTGACAGCGATCGCGCCAGGTGCGGTCACGATCACCGCGTCGCTCACGCGCGATGGCGTGACATCCACCGCCAACGCGGCGGTCACGGTCTCGGCGCCAGCGGCCGTGGCGTCGTCGGCCAGCGTCAGTGCAACCGGTGCCAATGTGTTCACGCCGACGAGTGTGACCATCGGCGTTGGCGGCAGCGTGAACTGGTCCTTTACCGGAGACCACAACGTGCTGTTCTCCGGAACCGGTGCGCCGGCCGACATTCCCGTCACCAGCAGTGGGTCTATCAGTCGGGCGTTCAGCACGCTCGGCACATTCAACTATACCTGCTCGCTGCATTCCGGCATGAACGGCATCGTGACCGTGGCCGCCCCCAGCATCTTTGCGCAGATGAACGGCGCCAACGAACGACCGACGGCCAATGCCAGCACCGCCAATGGCGCCGCCCTGTTCACCCGCAGCGGAGCGACGGTGTCGTACACGGTCACCTATCAGGGCATCGGCAGCGCGCCGACTGGTCTACACATTCATGCACCAGCCACATCCGCCGTCGCTTCGGGCATCATCGTGGATCTGCTCACCACGCCGTTGCCCAATCCGAGCGGGGTGCTGACGGGCACGTTCACCGCGTCCAACATCCGACCCATCAGTGGTCAGCCCGTCATCTCGCTGGATTCGCTCTTCGTGCTGCTCCAAACCGGCAACGCCTACGTGAACGTCCACTCCAGCGTGTTTCCGGGCGGTGAAATTCGCGGCCAGACCGGGAACCCCTGAGTAACAGACGGGAGACGGACGACGGGAGACTGAAGAGTGACCGTCTCCCGTCTCCGGTCTCCCGTCTCCCGTCTCAACTACCCGACAAACAGCCCATCCGCGATCGCCGCAATCACCTCCGCATCGCGCCACGCAGATTCCAGCGCCGCCAGTTCGCCCTGCATCGCCTGACGCTCCGTGTCTTCGTGCATGGCAATCTCCAACGCGAGCCGTTCCGTCGGTGTTAGTCCGAGCACACCAACCGAGTCGTCCCAGAAGATGGAATTCTTGCGTCGACGGGTGTACCGCAAAATGCCACTGGCACGGATGTACTGCTCCGGATCACCGGCATCGGTGATCAGGCGCGTGGCATGCCGCCATTCACTGCTCGTGCCACCACGCGGGTTCAACCGCGAGAGCAACTGCCCGGCGATCTGTCCCGCCTTCGGGCCGCTGAGTTCCGTGATGCCATTCTGATGCGCCAGGCGAAAACTCCAGGGTTGACGGTCGTGCGTGGCCACAATCTCCATCCGCACGACGTGACTGAACCGGAGTGGTCGCAACGTACCGTCTGGCGTGCGCACATGCGCCAGCACGCGATCATAGTTCAGTCGCGCTTCGATCTGTTCCAACGGCTGTTGCACGCCATGGCGAATGAGCCGACTGCCTGTTGCCATGGCGGCCACGCCGGCAAGGGCGGCGACCGTGCCGAAGGCCATGGCGGCGCCATTCACGAGCGCGCCGGTGCTTGCGGATGCGGCACGCTGCCATCGGTGACGGCGCATGCGGCTACCGTATCGCCACGCAGCGAACTCCGGACGGAGCGGCTTGCCGACACGCACCAGATCCAACATAAGCAACACAGTCGCCAGTCCGATGTTGTCTGTGGAGACACGAATGGGGGTTGCGCGATACGCGCGTTCACATTCCTCCACCGCTTCCCATCGCTGTTCCAACGGCGACAAATTCCAGCTCTCGCAGGAACGGCAGATCACCCAGAGGCGTGCGCGAACGGGGTCAAATGCCAGGCGGCGGCCCACTGGAAATGATTCCACCGTCTCATTCCGCCCCAGATTGGCATGGCAATACAAGCACGTTGAATACATGACCACTGGAGAGTGGTGCCGCGCAGGCGGCGTGGGAAGGGTACTGACGCCGCATGATTACCCCGGGCTCGACGAATTGAGCCGAGGGTGTGATGGGACAGACTGGCAACGAACTCAGCCATCCGCCAACTTCACGCGATGATTACACCGCCACATACCGACCGCCCGGAGCCGGATAATGCGGCCCAGCATGCGTGTGCACAGTGCGCGCGTCTCG is a window encoding:
- a CDS encoding serine/threonine protein kinase codes for the protein MVYKARDRVLGEAVAVKLLRPEFAMVDDAARVQLREELRMARRITHRNVVRTHDIGESDGVPFLTMEYVEGASLSTVIRVTGALPVPAVLSLARQLMRALSAAHEQHIVHGDIKPQNLLVGPNGVLKVTDFGVAHVVRKAQRTPGVMTPTTSSVAGRLAGAIVGTPEYLAPEQLIGGAASVATDLYEAGIVLHECVVGATPSGADTPMAFLANKLAEQPERRSRTAAAIASDARATRAVPGGLEALIAQLTRPDPDQRPTSASIVLARLAHIG
- a CDS encoding CHRD domain-containing protein: MQRFIRSATLTLLLMATACGGGDDGGTTQPTPTAASITLSSATSGAFVSITETRAVTALVKDASQNVLANATVSWSSSNTSVATVSGSGSGATVTATGNGSATITATSGSVQATLTVDVLQKFATLAVTPASPSLAIGAVVSLAASARDARNTTIGGVTGTTFATSDRTKALVDAAGTVTAIAPGAVTITASLTRDGVTSTANAAVTVSAPAAVASSASVSATGANVFTPTSVTIGVGGSVNWSFTGDHNVLFSGTGAPADIPVTSSGSISRAFSTLGTFNYTCSLHSGMNGIVTVAAPSIFAQMNGANERPTANASTANGAALFTRSGATVSYTVTYQGIGSAPTGLHIHAPATSAVASGIIVDLLTTPLPNPSGVLTGTFTASNIRPISGQPVISLDSLFVLLQTGNAYVNVHSSVFPGGEIRGQTGNP